A region of the Paraburkholderia flava genome:
GGTACGACGGGCTTCATCATCTGGGAACTGATGATCGGCCGCACGAACACGCGCTTCCACTGGGGGCAAGTGCCGGGCGCACCCGCGACCGTCGAACCGGCGACGCCGTTCCAGGGGACGATCTACCCCGACGGCCATCCGTGGTCGACATCGGAAACGCAGGCGCTGACGGGTGGATTCGATGTGAAGCTGCCGGTGTTGAACGTCGCGTACTACAACGACCCGACGTTCAACAGCGCGCCCGTGAAAAGCTCGATCACGCCGCTGATCGACTTCGATCTGAACACCGAGCGCGGGACCGATTCGCCGGATGCATCGGCGGGCGTCAATGCGACCGGCTACGGCGTGCGCTGGACCGGCGCGATCCAGGCGGCGGTACCGGGCTTCTACACGTTCTCGATCAACAGCGACAACATCGCGCGGCTGTGGATCAACGGTGTGCAGATCATCAACAAGAAGACGTCGTCGCTGTCGACCGTCAAGGGCACGACGTGGCTGAATACGCGGCGGCCGGTGTCGATCAAGGTCGAGTACGTGCACAACACCGGACCGGCGAGCATGCATCTGATGTGGTCGAATCCGCTGGCAAGACGGCCGGATGCGCTGAAGGTGGTGCCGTCGGGGTCGCTGGTGGGGATCGGGTAGGCGGGTTTGGTTTGGGAAGGAATGGAGCCGGCGGCGCTGTTTGGGCCGCCGGTTTTTTATGGCGATGAGCGAGTCGCTGGATGGCCTCGGCTCTTTGTTCGTGTCTCCGGCGGGTTCGACGTCATCGAAGCCATCGACTTCTCGCGACCTGCATCTTATCTATCCGTGTCACCGCAAAACGAAACGCATCCGCGCGATCCGGATCGCGAAGCCGTTCATCGACGCAGGCTCATTCCTGCCCGTCTTCACACGCCTCGGCCTCAGCCATTCCCCGCCGTCCCACCGTGGTCGTCGCGATAAAGCGGCGTGCCGCGCGATCCCATGCGTACGGCACGTTGCCGGCGCGACACGGCCCCGCGAAGTCGCAGTAACGGAGGTGGACGATCAGAACCGGTCCGTCGTGAGTGACGATCGGTACCTGGTCCGCCTTCTGGCCCATCAACAGCGTCTGGTGTCGACGCTGTCCCCCTTGATCGACCCACGCGACATCGACGCTCACCTGCGCCTGATCGAGGCCCGTGCTCATCTGCGCGGCACGCCACACGACCGGCGATGTGCCGGGGAACGGATTGACCTGGCCGCGCCGGACGCCGTCCAGCGACGGATCGGTCGGATCGATGCAATCCGCCGCGGCGAGGCCGCTGTGCATGCCGAGCAGCATGATCGTCGCGAGCGCATGCGGGAGCGTGAGTCGCTTTGCCTGATCGAATGTCATCACAAACGCGGTGCCGGTTTTGCGGAGTGCCTATGCTAGCCGATCCCGCTCGATCGAGTTAGTTAAACAGGGAAACTTGCAAGTCTTCCTGTTTAACTCCATACTTGCGCCATGAACGCTACCCGCAAAAAACCCGTCGATCTCGAACACACCGTCACCGAGCTGTCGCTTGCGCTTGGTCAGTTGCTACGCCGCTTGCGCCAGGGCTCGGACACAGGCGGCCTCAGCTGGTCGCAGACGTCCGCGCTCGCGCGGCTCGACAAGGCCGGTCCGATGACCACGGCCGAACTGGCACGCATCGAGATGGTCAAGCCGCAGTCGATGGGCGCGACGCTCGCCGATCTCGAGCAGGAAGGGCTGATCGAGCGCCAGTCGCATCCCACTGACGGCCGGCAGGTGCTGTTCTCGCTGACGGAGAAGGGGGCAGAAGTGCGGCGCCGGCGCAGTCTCGCGAAACACGACTGGCTGATCGCCGCGATCGCGAAGCTCGATCCCGACGAGCAGCGCACGCTCGCCGATGCGGTTGCGCTGTTCAAGCGTCTGGGCGAACCGTGAGCGTGCATCGCGTTCGCGTGCCGCTATCCCTATTCGACACCCGACACGAAGGAACCCGTTATGCCCGTCACCACGCTTGACCCGAAGACCGCGCTTGTCGTCATCGATCTGCAGAAGGGCATCGTCGCGATGCCGGTCGTGCATCCGATCGACGGGGTCGTGTCGCGCGCCGCTGCGCTCGTCGATGCATTCCGCGAGCGCGGCTTGCCGATCGTGCTCGTGAACGTGACCGATGTGCCGAAGGGCCGCACCGAACACCCGCGTCGCGTCGCCGAGTTTCCCGCCGGTTTCGCCGACTTCATTCCGGAGATGACGCCGCAGCCGCAGGACCACATCGTCACGAAGCGCACGCCCGGCGCGTTCACGCAGACGGACCTCGAAGCGCATCTGCGCAACGAAGGCGTGACGCAGATCGTGCTCGTCGGTGTGTCGACCAGCAGCGGTGTCGAGGCGACCGGGCGCAACGCATTCGAACTCGGCTTCAACGTCACGTATGCAATCGACGCAATGACCGATCTCGACATCGACGCACACGCGAACAGCACCACGCGAATCTTTCCGAAGTTCGGCGAAACCGGCACGACGCAGCAGATTCTCGATCTGCTCGCAAAGGGAGCGTGAGCATGAACTCGCTGCATATGATCGGGTATTTTTTCGGCGGTGCGTTTTTCGCGAACGCGATTCCGCATTTCGTCAGCGGCATGATGGGGCGTCCGTTTCAGAGCCCGTTCGCGAATCCGCGCGGCAAGGGGCTGTCGTCGTCGACGGTGAATCTCGTGTGGGGTTTTGCGAACGTCGTGATCGCGTATGTGCTGCTGATCGGCAGGGACAGTTTCGATCTGCATGTGCCCGGCGATGCGATTGCGGCCGGTGTCGGCATGTTCGTGATGGGGCTGTTTGCGGCGCGGCACTTCGGCCAGTTCCACGGCGGCAACTCACCAATGGCACCGACGGCGGCGCCAACGCCTAAGGGTTCCTGAGCGATGGCGCAAGGGCTGTTCCGCTCGCTGCGCGTCTACAACTATCGCGTGTGGGCGGCAGGTGCGCTCGTGTCGAATATCGGCACGTGGATGCAGCGCACCGCGCAGGACTGGCTGGTGCTGACGCAGCTTACGCACCATAGCGCGACTGCGGTCGGCGTCGTGATGAGCTTGCAGTTCGGGCCGCAACTTTTGCTGCTGCCGTTGAGCGGCTATGCCGCGGATCGCTTCGACCGGCGCAAGCTGCTGATGGCGACGCAGGCATCGCTCGGTGTGCTGGCGCTCGCGCTCGGTCTGCTGACGGTGACCGGATGGGTCCAGTTGTGGCACGTGTACGTGTTCGCGTTTTTGTCCGGCAGCGTCTCCGCGCTCGACGCGCCTGCGCGTCAAACCTTTGTCTCCGATCTGGTCGGCGACACCGACCTCGCGAACGCGGTCGCGCTGAATTCGTCGTCGTTCAATCTTGGCCGGATGGTCGGCCCGGCAGTGGCCGGCCTCGTGATCGCCGCGACCGGTTCGGGCTTGGCGTTTGTGCTCAACGGTCTGTCGTTTTTCGCGGTGCTGTGTTCGCTGCGGTTGCTGCGCGTCGCGGATCTGCATGCGGGCGTGCGTGCGGGACGCGCACGTGGCAGTCTTGTCGAAGGCTTTCGTTATGTGCGCTCGCGACCGGATCTGCGGATCATCCTGTGGATGCTATTTCTGCTCGGCACGTTCGGCCTGAATTTTCCGATCTACGTCTCGACGATGTCGGTGAAGGTCTTTCACGGCGACGCGCATCAATACGGGTTGTTGACGTCGACGATGGCGGTGGGAACGCTGGTCGGTGCGCTGCTGGCTGCCGGCCGCGACAGACCGCGCTTCGTGTTTCTGGTGGTCGGTGCGGCTGTGTTCGGCGGTGGCTTCGCGGCGGCGGTCGTGGCACCGAACGTGTGGTGGTTCGGCGCGTCGCTGGTGGCGATCGGCGTGTCCGCGTTGACCTTCAGCAACTCGACCAACAGCCTGATGCAGTTGACCACCGAGCCCGTGATGCGCGGCCGCGTGATGGCACTGCGTCTCGCGATCGCAGTGGGTACGACGCCGTTCGGTGCGCCATTGGTGGGTTGGATCGCGGATACGGCGGGGCCGCGCTGGGCGCTGTGTGTCGGCGCGGCATCGGGTTTCGGCGCGGCGGCGATGGCGCTGCATTACCTGATCAAGTATCGGAATCTGCGCGTGCGGTCTGTTGCTGGGCGGTGGCGCATCGATCTGGATCGTGCGGATGGGCAGGCGGGGGCGTCGGGTTGGAAGGCGTAGTTTTTTGAGCGCGCGGTCGCGCTCAAAAGTCATCGACGTGATTGCAGCATCACCCACGATATCGCAGACATACACAAACAAAGAAAGCGCCACCATCGCATCGCGATCGCTTCGATAGCGCCGGTGCGAATTCACACCTTCACGCAGCGTCGCCCGACGCACATGCATTACCGCATCCATCTGATAAGCACAGCAAAAACAAATCTTTTACGGCAGCGGCGATCGCTGGTTAGATCTGTCGACGGGCATTATCCCTTTCCGACGGAGACACGCGATGACGTTAAGCCTTGCTGCATCGAACGAACTCGAACTCGACATTCATCCGGTGACCGGCCGCATCGGCGCCGAAATTCATGGCGTGCGATTGTCCAGCGAACTGGAGCCCGCGACGATCGACGCGATTCGCGCCGCGCTGCTGCGTCACAAGGTGATTTTCTTTCGCGACCAGACGCATCTGACCGACAGCGAGCAGGAAGCCTTCGCGAAACGGCTCGGCAATCCGGTCTCGCATCCGACGGTGCCCGTGATCGACGGCACCGACTATCTGCTCGAACTCGATTCGCATCGCGGTGGCCGCGCGAATTCGTGGCATACGGATGTGACCTTCGTCGACGACTATCCGCAGGCGTCGATTCTGCGCGGTGTGACGATTCCCGACGTGGGCGGCGACACGGTGTGGGCGAATACCGCGACCGCGTATCAGGATTTGCCGCCCGCGCTGCAGGCGCTTGCCGAGCAGTTGTGGGCCGTGCACAGCAACGAGTACGACTACGCGAATCATGCGAACGGCGGCGGCGAGCGTGGCCGTGACGTCGAAGCGGTGAAGCGGTATCGCGAGCAGTTCGTGTCGACGCGCTACGAGACCGAGCATCCGGTCGTGCGCGTG
Encoded here:
- a CDS encoding TauD/TfdA dioxygenase family protein, which translates into the protein MTLSLAASNELELDIHPVTGRIGAEIHGVRLSSELEPATIDAIRAALLRHKVIFFRDQTHLTDSEQEAFAKRLGNPVSHPTVPVIDGTDYLLELDSHRGGRANSWHTDVTFVDDYPQASILRGVTIPDVGGDTVWANTATAYQDLPPALQALAEQLWAVHSNEYDYANHANGGGERGRDVEAVKRYREQFVSTRYETEHPVVRVHPETGERTLILGHFIKHFIGVTPSASAHLFELLQGYVTRLENIVRWRWRAGDVAIWDNRATQHYAVNDYGDAHRVVRRVTIAGDVPVSVDGRRSVTRRREQNPAFATRAA
- a CDS encoding isochorismatase family protein — encoded protein: MPVTTLDPKTALVVIDLQKGIVAMPVVHPIDGVVSRAAALVDAFRERGLPIVLVNVTDVPKGRTEHPRRVAEFPAGFADFIPEMTPQPQDHIVTKRTPGAFTQTDLEAHLRNEGVTQIVLVGVSTSSGVEATGRNAFELGFNVTYAIDAMTDLDIDAHANSTTRIFPKFGETGTTQQILDLLAKGA
- a CDS encoding MFS transporter translates to MAQGLFRSLRVYNYRVWAAGALVSNIGTWMQRTAQDWLVLTQLTHHSATAVGVVMSLQFGPQLLLLPLSGYAADRFDRRKLLMATQASLGVLALALGLLTVTGWVQLWHVYVFAFLSGSVSALDAPARQTFVSDLVGDTDLANAVALNSSSFNLGRMVGPAVAGLVIAATGSGLAFVLNGLSFFAVLCSLRLLRVADLHAGVRAGRARGSLVEGFRYVRSRPDLRIILWMLFLLGTFGLNFPIYVSTMSVKVFHGDAHQYGLLTSTMAVGTLVGALLAAGRDRPRFVFLVVGAAVFGGGFAAAVVAPNVWWFGASLVAIGVSALTFSNSTNSLMQLTTEPVMRGRVMALRLAIAVGTTPFGAPLVGWIADTAGPRWALCVGAASGFGAAAMALHYLIKYRNLRVRSVAGRWRIDLDRADGQAGASGWKA
- a CDS encoding MarR family winged helix-turn-helix transcriptional regulator — its product is MNATRKKPVDLEHTVTELSLALGQLLRRLRQGSDTGGLSWSQTSALARLDKAGPMTTAELARIEMVKPQSMGATLADLEQEGLIERQSHPTDGRQVLFSLTEKGAEVRRRRSLAKHDWLIAAIAKLDPDEQRTLADAVALFKRLGEP